From one Mytilus trossulus isolate FHL-02 chromosome 10, PNRI_Mtr1.1.1.hap1, whole genome shotgun sequence genomic stretch:
- the LOC134686047 gene encoding uncharacterized protein LOC134686047 isoform X2, with protein sequence MAFGGQQDFLKRLQQFYGDVVMNVVHVYFEREVLDKTTFFLFLDKNKHELFHELIPRILCCECLKSNSIASVSKTGCLDAFQFDLLYDRSACGETNHEIKKGQKFQQYCICNINPNRVEVADLDIILIRAVIKTCCKRTLPGNPSWLKEIKDVRNYIDHIGNPSRISKSDFDDKWSILEANTIELAAMTGKSFRHLIQMQIQSLKTFHDTANVIQEATEKANDSLKKDILDALRNHPGVTQDEIGQISYQLDQLLFKITDLEVKISTKGTSDEIENVQKDPTKCFVRWTLLTPSSWCVEDIKRKLKSVTELTNFTIEFVYTGSLIIDTSVSLDMITVPDRFSIALLEFLHSFAKSCEIDTTIAVSVDVKVIVSFLPYKGKEITEEFTFGSCRTCRNRNLTAGAEKWCKDCQELYCNTCYMYNTAITSLANHTILSLKDSMEYFPPNISQNITCNEHDREFNFYCKTHRFILCINYCYNDNF encoded by the exons ATGGCTTTTGGAGGACAACAAGATTTTTTAAAGCGACTTCAACAGTTTTATGGAGATGTTGTGATGAATGTAGTACACGTCTATTTTGAAAGAGAAGTTTTAGACAAAACTacgtttttcttgtttcttgacaaaaataaacatgaattattTCATGAATTAATTCCCAGGATTTTATGCTGTGAATGTTTAAAGTCGAATTCGATAGCATCAGTTTCTAAGACAGGTTGTTTGGATGCATTTCAGTTTGATCTTTTATATGATCGTTCGGCATGTGGAGAAACTAACCACGAGATTAAAAAGGGACAAAAATTTCaacaatattgtatttgcaATATAAATCCTAATAGAGTAGAAGTAGCAGATCTTGACATTATACTGATTCGCGCAGTGATAAAAACATGTTGTAAGCGAACCCTTCCTGGTAACCCGTCGTGGCTGAAGGAAATTAAGGACGTCAGAAACTATATCGATCACATTGGAAACCCTTCAAGGATATCAAAATCGGATTTTGACGATAAATGGAGCATACTCGAAGCGAACACTATAGAATTAGCGGCGATGACTGGAAAATCTTTTCGGCACTTGATACAGATGCAGATTCAAAGTCTTAAAACATTTCATGATACCGCTAACGTTATACAAGAAGCGACTGAAAAGGCaaatgatagtttaaaaaag GATATTTTAGACGCATTAAGAAATCACCCAGGTGTTACTCAAGATGAAATTGGACAAATTAGTTATCAGTTGG acCAGCTCCTTTTCAAGATTACAGACCTTGAAGTTAAAATTTCCACGAAGGGAACATcagatgaaattgaaaatgtacaaaaag ATCCTACAAAGTGTTTTGTTCGATGGACACTGTTAACTCCAAGTAGCTGGTGTGTAGAAGATATCAAACGGAAGCTTAAATCCGTAACAGAATTGACAAACTTTACAATTGAATTTGTGTATACTGGATCGCTCATAATAGACACGTCAGTTTCCTTGGATATGATCACAGTTCCGGACAGATTTAGTATAGCTCTCCTAGAATTTCTACATAGTTTTGCAAAGTCTTGTGAGATTGATACCACCATTGCTGTTAGTGTTGATGTAAAAGTTATTGTATCTTTTTTACCATATAAGG GAAAAGAAATTACAGAAGAATTCACGTTTGGATCCTGTCGAACATGTCGTAATAGAAACCTGACTGCTGGAGCAGAAAAGTGGTGTAAAGACTGTCAGGAACTTTATTGCAACACTTGCTATATGTACAATACGGCTATCACATCCTTGGCTAATCACACAATACTTTCGTTAAAGGATAGTATGGAATATTTTCCACCAAACATTTCACAAAACATTACATGCAATGAACATGATCGGGAATTTAATTTCTATTGCAAAACACATCGTTTCATTCTTTGTATTAATTATTGTTACAATGATAATTTCTAA
- the LOC134686047 gene encoding uncharacterized protein LOC134686047 isoform X1, with protein sequence MAFGGQQDFLKRLQQFYGDVVMNVVHVYFEREVLDKTTFFLFLDKNKHELFHELIPRILCCECLKSNSIASVSKTGCLDAFQFDLLYDRSACGETNHEIKKGQKFQQYCICNINPNRVEVADLDIILIRAVIKTCCKRTLPGNPSWLKEIKDVRNYIDHIGNPSRISKSDFDDKWSILEANTIELAAMTGKSFRHLIQMQIQSLKTFHDTANVIQEATEKANDSLKKDILDALRNHPGVTQDEIGQISYQLDQLLFKITDLEVKISTKGTSDEIENVQKEDPTKCFVRWTLLTPSSWCVEDIKRKLKSVTELTNFTIEFVYTGSLIIDTSVSLDMITVPDRFSIALLEFLHSFAKSCEIDTTIAVSVDVKVIVSFLPYKGKEITEEFTFGSCRTCRNRNLTAGAEKWCKDCQELYCNTCYMYNTAITSLANHTILSLKDSMEYFPPNISQNITCNEHDREFNFYCKTHRFILCINYCYNDNF encoded by the exons ATGGCTTTTGGAGGACAACAAGATTTTTTAAAGCGACTTCAACAGTTTTATGGAGATGTTGTGATGAATGTAGTACACGTCTATTTTGAAAGAGAAGTTTTAGACAAAACTacgtttttcttgtttcttgacaaaaataaacatgaattattTCATGAATTAATTCCCAGGATTTTATGCTGTGAATGTTTAAAGTCGAATTCGATAGCATCAGTTTCTAAGACAGGTTGTTTGGATGCATTTCAGTTTGATCTTTTATATGATCGTTCGGCATGTGGAGAAACTAACCACGAGATTAAAAAGGGACAAAAATTTCaacaatattgtatttgcaATATAAATCCTAATAGAGTAGAAGTAGCAGATCTTGACATTATACTGATTCGCGCAGTGATAAAAACATGTTGTAAGCGAACCCTTCCTGGTAACCCGTCGTGGCTGAAGGAAATTAAGGACGTCAGAAACTATATCGATCACATTGGAAACCCTTCAAGGATATCAAAATCGGATTTTGACGATAAATGGAGCATACTCGAAGCGAACACTATAGAATTAGCGGCGATGACTGGAAAATCTTTTCGGCACTTGATACAGATGCAGATTCAAAGTCTTAAAACATTTCATGATACCGCTAACGTTATACAAGAAGCGACTGAAAAGGCaaatgatagtttaaaaaag GATATTTTAGACGCATTAAGAAATCACCCAGGTGTTACTCAAGATGAAATTGGACAAATTAGTTATCAGTTGG acCAGCTCCTTTTCAAGATTACAGACCTTGAAGTTAAAATTTCCACGAAGGGAACATcagatgaaattgaaaatgtacaaaaag aagATCCTACAAAGTGTTTTGTTCGATGGACACTGTTAACTCCAAGTAGCTGGTGTGTAGAAGATATCAAACGGAAGCTTAAATCCGTAACAGAATTGACAAACTTTACAATTGAATTTGTGTATACTGGATCGCTCATAATAGACACGTCAGTTTCCTTGGATATGATCACAGTTCCGGACAGATTTAGTATAGCTCTCCTAGAATTTCTACATAGTTTTGCAAAGTCTTGTGAGATTGATACCACCATTGCTGTTAGTGTTGATGTAAAAGTTATTGTATCTTTTTTACCATATAAGG GAAAAGAAATTACAGAAGAATTCACGTTTGGATCCTGTCGAACATGTCGTAATAGAAACCTGACTGCTGGAGCAGAAAAGTGGTGTAAAGACTGTCAGGAACTTTATTGCAACACTTGCTATATGTACAATACGGCTATCACATCCTTGGCTAATCACACAATACTTTCGTTAAAGGATAGTATGGAATATTTTCCACCAAACATTTCACAAAACATTACATGCAATGAACATGATCGGGAATTTAATTTCTATTGCAAAACACATCGTTTCATTCTTTGTATTAATTATTGTTACAATGATAATTTCTAA
- the LOC134686047 gene encoding uncharacterized protein LOC134686047 isoform X3, with amino-acid sequence MAFGGQQDFLKRLQQFYGDVVMNVVHVYFEREVLDKTTFFLFLDKNKHELFHELIPRILCCECLKSNSIASVSKTGCLDAFQFDLLYDRSACGETNHEIKKGQKFQQYCICNINPNRVEVADLDIILIRAVIKTCCKRTLPGNPSWLKEIKDVRNYIDHIGNPSRISKSDFDDKWSILEANTIELAAMTGKSFRHLIQMQIQSLKTFHDTANVIQEATEKANDSLKKDILDALRNHPGVTQDEIGQISYQLEDPTKCFVRWTLLTPSSWCVEDIKRKLKSVTELTNFTIEFVYTGSLIIDTSVSLDMITVPDRFSIALLEFLHSFAKSCEIDTTIAVSVDVKVIVSFLPYKGKEITEEFTFGSCRTCRNRNLTAGAEKWCKDCQELYCNTCYMYNTAITSLANHTILSLKDSMEYFPPNISQNITCNEHDREFNFYCKTHRFILCINYCYNDNF; translated from the exons ATGGCTTTTGGAGGACAACAAGATTTTTTAAAGCGACTTCAACAGTTTTATGGAGATGTTGTGATGAATGTAGTACACGTCTATTTTGAAAGAGAAGTTTTAGACAAAACTacgtttttcttgtttcttgacaaaaataaacatgaattattTCATGAATTAATTCCCAGGATTTTATGCTGTGAATGTTTAAAGTCGAATTCGATAGCATCAGTTTCTAAGACAGGTTGTTTGGATGCATTTCAGTTTGATCTTTTATATGATCGTTCGGCATGTGGAGAAACTAACCACGAGATTAAAAAGGGACAAAAATTTCaacaatattgtatttgcaATATAAATCCTAATAGAGTAGAAGTAGCAGATCTTGACATTATACTGATTCGCGCAGTGATAAAAACATGTTGTAAGCGAACCCTTCCTGGTAACCCGTCGTGGCTGAAGGAAATTAAGGACGTCAGAAACTATATCGATCACATTGGAAACCCTTCAAGGATATCAAAATCGGATTTTGACGATAAATGGAGCATACTCGAAGCGAACACTATAGAATTAGCGGCGATGACTGGAAAATCTTTTCGGCACTTGATACAGATGCAGATTCAAAGTCTTAAAACATTTCATGATACCGCTAACGTTATACAAGAAGCGACTGAAAAGGCaaatgatagtttaaaaaag GATATTTTAGACGCATTAAGAAATCACCCAGGTGTTACTCAAGATGAAATTGGACAAATTAGTTATCAGTTGG aagATCCTACAAAGTGTTTTGTTCGATGGACACTGTTAACTCCAAGTAGCTGGTGTGTAGAAGATATCAAACGGAAGCTTAAATCCGTAACAGAATTGACAAACTTTACAATTGAATTTGTGTATACTGGATCGCTCATAATAGACACGTCAGTTTCCTTGGATATGATCACAGTTCCGGACAGATTTAGTATAGCTCTCCTAGAATTTCTACATAGTTTTGCAAAGTCTTGTGAGATTGATACCACCATTGCTGTTAGTGTTGATGTAAAAGTTATTGTATCTTTTTTACCATATAAGG GAAAAGAAATTACAGAAGAATTCACGTTTGGATCCTGTCGAACATGTCGTAATAGAAACCTGACTGCTGGAGCAGAAAAGTGGTGTAAAGACTGTCAGGAACTTTATTGCAACACTTGCTATATGTACAATACGGCTATCACATCCTTGGCTAATCACACAATACTTTCGTTAAAGGATAGTATGGAATATTTTCCACCAAACATTTCACAAAACATTACATGCAATGAACATGATCGGGAATTTAATTTCTATTGCAAAACACATCGTTTCATTCTTTGTATTAATTATTGTTACAATGATAATTTCTAA